A genomic window from Lotus japonicus ecotype B-129 chromosome 1, LjGifu_v1.2 includes:
- the LOC130720131 gene encoding aldehyde oxidase GLOX-like translates to MITILLFLLCAGFSHGAKNEGSLEGRKGQWQMLLNNTGVVGMHTALTSKNTIIMFDQTEAGPSGYPLHKRFNGSRCNTRSHNDVVDSTCYAHSVEYDISANRVRPLRLDSDPWCSSGSFLSNGTLLQTGGYGRGAKRIRFYRPCGNHQCHWIQSRKSLSDERWYASSQILPDHDRVVIVGGRRTFTYEFIPKISPTEKSFDLPFLHKTNERNAKGNNLYPFLHLSSDGNLFIFANRDSILLNPRRNRVIKTFPRIPGDGSRNYPSSGSSVMLPLDHSDNFHKVEVMVCGGSATGALRAASNGKFLEGLRSCGRMVITGNDNKWEMEYMPEPRLLHDMLILPNGNILIINGAKHGCAGYDNARNASLEPYLYSPKKRLGKRFRVLKSTKIARMYHSSATLLPDGRVLVAGGNPHGRYSFHNVAYPTELRLQAFVPHYMHRRYHSWRPSNLTVKSGGGGERGVIGYGAEFRVRFLVGTRPSNEVAFSVYAPPFTTHSVAMNQRMLKLRCRSMVRSSGGWVDAVLEAPPSPRVAPSGYYLLTVVNGGIPSVSQWIQFGHA, encoded by the coding sequence ATGATCACCATCCTACTCTTCTTGCTCTGTGCTGGGTTCAGCCATGGCGCCAAAAATGAAGGATCATTGGAAGGGAGAAAAGGGCAGTGGCAAATGCTCCTCAATAACACCGGCGTGGTTGGCATGCACACGGCTTTAACCTCCAAAAACACAATCATAATGTTTGATCAAACCGAAGCTGGCCCATCTGGCTACCCACTTCACAAACGCTTCAATGGAAGCAGGTGCAACACCAGAAGCCACAACGATGTGGTGGACTCAACATGCTATGCTCACTCTGTAGAGTATGACATAAGTGCCAACAGAGTGAGGCCTTTGAGGCTTGACTCTGATCCTTGGTGTTCCTCTGGCTCTTTCCTCAGCAATGGAACACTTCTACAAACTGGTGGGTATGGCAGAGGTGCCAAAAGGATCAGATTCTACCGCCCCTGTGGGAATCACCAATGCCACTGGATCCAATCAAGGAAATCTCTATCTGATGAAAGATGGTATGCTTCTAGCCAAATACTCCCAGACCATGACAGGGTAGTTATTGTTGGTGGAAGAAGGACCTTCACATATGAATTCATACCAAAAATTAGTCCTACTGAAAAATCCTTTGATCTTCCCTTTTTGCACAAAACCAATGAAAGAAATGCAAAAGGGAACAACCTCTACCCTTTCCTTCACCTCTCATCAGATGGAAACCTCTTCATTTTCGCAAACCGTGACTCAATTCTCCTCAACCCGAGACGAAACAGAGTCATTAAGACATTTCCTCGTATACCTGGTGACGGGTCGCGAAACTACCCGAGCTCTGGCTCATCAGTGATGCTTCCACTGGATCACAGCGACAATTTCCACAAAGTGGAGGTTATGGTGTGTGGAGGTTCAGCAACCGGAGCACTCAGAGCTGCTAGTAACGGAAAATTCCTCGAGGGATTGAGATCTTGTGGGAGAATGGTGATAACAGGGAATGACAACAAGTGGGAAATGGAGTACATGCCGGAACCGCGTCTCCTACACGACATGCTGATTCTCCCTAATGGGAACATTCTGATCATCAATGGAGCAAAACATGGTTGTGCTGGGTATGACAATGCTAGAAACGCTTCTCTTGAGCCTTATCTATATAGCCCAAAGAAACGAttaggaaaaaggttcagggtTCTGAAATCGACCAAAATCGCCAGAATGTATCACTCATCTGCAACTCTTCTTCCTGATGGGAGAGTCTTGGTTGCAGGAGGAAACCCTCACGGAAGGTACAGTTTTCACAATGTGGCGTACCCAACGGAACTGAGACTTCAAGCATTTGTTCCGCACTATATGCATCGGAGGTACCATAGCTGGAGGCCAAGCAATTTGACAGTAAAATCtggcggtggtggtgaaagGGGTGTGATTGGGTATGGGGCTGAATTTAGGGTTCGGTTTTTGGTGGGGACAAGGCCGAGCAATGAGGTAGCGTTTAGTGTCTACGCGCCGCCGTTTACTACTCACTCGGTGGCGAtgaatcagaggatgttgaagCTGAGGTGCAGGAGCATGGTGAGGAGTAGTGGAGGATGGGTGGATGCTGTTTTGGAAGCGCCACCGTCACCGCGTGTTGCGCCGTCTGGTTATTACTTGCTCACGGTTGTGAATGGAGGAATTCCAAGCGTGTCTCAATGGATTCAGTTTGGGCACGCCTAG
- the LOC130720470 gene encoding uncharacterized protein LOC130720470, with translation MVMAPSSDTNATVIFEESTSKYLVLLNGLTIETTVTNKAIVAQEWVHQVSSTHVAGSQMLVGLDTEWMPADKRKDMKTAILQLCVEDKCLIFQLHHMDYIPMSLRSFMTHPEFKFVGVGVKQDIQKLEMDHWLECNGGIDVARLATKQWPGRYKSLPGLKCLAKELVGLDMKKSKDVCLSKWESKELTKAQVEYACVDAYASYKIGKKLLIDGGHDDLPF, from the coding sequence ATGGTCATGGCTCCTTCAAGTGATACTAATGCCACTGTGATCTTCGAGGAATCAACTTCCAAGTACTTGGTGCTCTTGAACGGATTAACAATTGAAACCACAGTGACAAACAAAGCCATTGTGGCACAGGAATGGGTTCATCAAGTTTCATCAACACATGTTGCTGGAAGCCAAATGCTAGTAGGGTTGGACACTGAATGGATGCCTGCTGACAAAAGGAAGGATATGAAAACAGCAATCCTTCAACTTTGTGTTGAGGACAAGTGCCTAATATTCCAGCTACATCACATGGACTATATTCCCATGTCCCTCAGAAGCTTCATGACACACCCAGAATTCAAATTTGTTGGGGTTGGGGTGAAACAAGATATTCAAAAGCTTGAGATGGATCATTGGTTGGAGTGCAATGGCGGCATAGATGTAGCCAGGTTGGCAACGAAACAATGGCCCGGTAGATATAAGTCTTTACCGGGATTAAAATGTTTGGCAAAGGAGCTGGTGGGTCTTGACATGAAGAAGTCGAAGGATGTGTGCTTAAGTAAATGGGAATCAAAAGAGCTGACCAAAGCTCAAGTTGAATATGCTTGCGTTGATGCCTATGCATCATATAAGATTGGTAAAAAGCTCCTTATTGATGGAGGACATGATGATTTGCCTTTTTAA